A stretch of the Mesorhizobium huakuii genome encodes the following:
- a CDS encoding outer membrane protein: MTLTSRIVLALAGLGLLPLTPAFAADYDPPIYADQAPDYVPVEVGSGWYLRGDVSYLVQKSFKNGDFTFPSAINNESFSESDNAAFASIGFGYHFNDYLRADLNFGYLPGNKASFGYDDSAVVALPTLPTQGSGSLKNYAFSGILNGYVDLGTYVGITPYVGAGIGFVRSTRKLSASYTDNNVPANSFELQDNKTQYSLAYTLNAGLGYQVSKNVSVDLGYQYFSAPSAEYVTAESLTSFPVKKGISNHQVKLGLRYDLW; encoded by the coding sequence ATGACACTCACATCGCGTATTGTGCTGGCGCTTGCCGGACTCGGCCTCTTGCCGCTGACACCGGCATTCGCCGCCGACTACGATCCGCCGATCTACGCCGATCAGGCGCCCGACTATGTGCCGGTCGAGGTCGGCTCGGGCTGGTATCTGCGCGGCGACGTCTCCTATCTGGTGCAGAAGAGCTTCAAAAATGGGGATTTCACTTTCCCGTCGGCGATCAACAACGAAAGCTTTAGCGAGAGCGACAACGCGGCCTTCGCGAGCATCGGCTTCGGATATCATTTCAACGATTACCTCCGCGCCGATCTCAACTTCGGCTATTTGCCGGGTAACAAGGCCAGCTTCGGCTATGACGATTCAGCGGTCGTCGCACTGCCGACATTGCCGACCCAGGGATCGGGATCGCTGAAGAACTATGCCTTCTCGGGGATACTCAATGGCTATGTCGATCTCGGCACATATGTCGGAATCACGCCTTATGTTGGCGCCGGCATCGGCTTTGTCCGCAGCACGCGCAAGCTTTCGGCAAGTTACACGGACAACAATGTCCCCGCCAACAGTTTCGAGCTGCAGGACAATAAGACACAATACTCCTTGGCCTATACGTTGAATGCGGGCCTTGGCTACCAGGTTTCCAAGAACGTTTCCGTCGACCTGGGCTATCAGTATTTTTCCGCCCCGAGCGCGGAGTATGTGACGGCCGAAAGCCTGACCTCCTTTCCGGTCAAGAAGGGAATCAGCAACCACCAGGTCAAGCTCGGGCTGCGTTACGATCTCTGGTAG
- the glmM gene encoding phosphoglucosamine mutase: MAGNYFGTDGIRGRANKFPMTAEIAMRVGMAAGLSFQRGSHRHRVVLGKDTRLSGYMIENAMVAGLCAAGMDVFLLGPIPTPAVAMLVRSLRADIGVMISASHNPYYDNGIKLFGPDGYKLSDEIEERIESMLDKDIDLALADSDGLGRAKRVDGVHDRYIEFAKRTLPRSMSLSGLRIVVDCANGAAYKVAPEALWELGAEVVAINVEPNGFNINKECGSTHPAGLQKKVHEVRADIGIALDGDADRVVIVDENGAIVDGDQIMALIAESWHQSGRLAGGGVVSTVMSNLGLERFLGDMKLQLHRTKVGDRYVVEHMRAHGLNVGGEQSGHIVLSDFSTTGDGLVSALQVLACIKRQGRPVSELSKKFEPVPQLLKNVRIAGGKPLEEAPVKAAIEDARNRLGKAGRLVIRPSGTEPLIRVMAEGDDPQLVEAVVNDIVEVISETRSAA, from the coding sequence ATGGCAGGAAATTACTTCGGCACCGACGGCATTCGCGGGCGCGCCAACAAGTTTCCGATGACCGCTGAGATCGCCATGCGCGTCGGCATGGCCGCAGGCCTTTCGTTCCAGCGTGGCAGCCACCGCCATCGTGTCGTTCTCGGCAAGGACACCAGGCTTTCCGGCTACATGATCGAGAATGCGATGGTGGCCGGTCTTTGCGCCGCCGGCATGGACGTGTTCCTGCTCGGCCCGATCCCGACCCCGGCCGTTGCCATGCTGGTGCGTTCATTGCGCGCCGATATCGGCGTCATGATCTCGGCTTCGCACAACCCCTATTACGACAATGGCATCAAGCTGTTCGGGCCGGACGGCTACAAGCTTTCCGACGAGATCGAAGAGCGCATCGAGAGCATGCTCGACAAGGATATCGATCTGGCACTCGCCGATTCCGACGGGCTTGGCCGCGCCAAGCGCGTCGACGGCGTGCATGACCGCTATATCGAATTCGCCAAGCGCACCTTGCCACGCTCTATGTCGCTCTCTGGCCTCAGGATCGTCGTCGATTGCGCCAATGGAGCCGCCTACAAGGTGGCGCCCGAGGCGCTGTGGGAGCTTGGCGCCGAAGTCGTGGCCATCAATGTCGAGCCCAACGGCTTCAACATCAACAAGGAATGCGGGTCGACCCATCCGGCCGGCCTGCAGAAGAAAGTGCACGAAGTGCGCGCCGATATCGGCATTGCGCTCGATGGTGATGCCGACCGCGTCGTCATCGTCGACGAGAATGGCGCGATCGTCGATGGCGACCAGATCATGGCGTTGATCGCCGAGTCCTGGCACCAGAGCGGACGGCTTGCCGGCGGCGGCGTGGTTTCGACGGTCATGTCCAATCTCGGCCTCGAACGCTTCCTTGGCGACATGAAGCTGCAGCTGCACCGCACCAAGGTTGGCGACCGCTACGTCGTGGAGCATATGCGCGCGCATGGGCTCAATGTCGGCGGCGAGCAGTCGGGCCACATCGTGCTGTCGGATTTCTCGACCACCGGCGATGGCCTGGTGTCGGCGCTGCAGGTGCTGGCCTGCATCAAGCGCCAGGGCCGTCCGGTCAGCGAACTGTCGAAGAAGTTCGAACCGGTGCCGCAACTCCTGAAGAATGTCCGCATCGCCGGTGGCAAGCCGCTCGAGGAAGCTCCGGTCAAGGCCGCCATCGAGGATGCCCGCAACCGTCTCGGCAAGGCCGGGCGGCTGGTCATCCGTCCGTCGGGCACCGAGCCGCTGATCCGTGTCATGGCCGAGGGCGACGATCCGCAGCTGGTCGAGGCGGTCGTCAACGACATTGTCGAGGTCATTTCGGAGACCCGCAGCGCCGCCTGA
- a CDS encoding outer membrane protein — MFNTARKALFALLFAGLAWPVFAADLPEPQVEEAPPPVYEQPVDVGGWYIRGDLDYHKSYVSGIDYMTYTVDPCNCSVTPGGKSFDYGKLKGGFSLGGGVGYKISDHLRADVTADYWFKSNFNGGTSDLVSTSTEVSKMSAFLLLANAYVDIGTWHGITPYVGAGIGGAHVKWDTVSDPNTTETNPGASNWRFAYALMAGASYCLTDKIILDAGYRFSHIQGGRMFEWDVSSSGPGFDRGINTHEVRGGLRYQFGGNNGCAAPVVAYQPEPEPIYTK, encoded by the coding sequence ATGTTCAATACAGCAAGAAAGGCCCTGTTCGCGCTGCTGTTCGCGGGCCTGGCCTGGCCAGTGTTCGCAGCCGACCTGCCTGAGCCGCAGGTCGAAGAAGCACCGCCGCCGGTCTATGAGCAGCCGGTCGATGTCGGCGGCTGGTACATCCGTGGCGACCTCGATTACCACAAGTCGTACGTAAGCGGCATCGACTACATGACCTACACTGTCGATCCCTGTAACTGTTCGGTGACGCCCGGCGGCAAAAGCTTCGACTACGGCAAGCTCAAGGGCGGCTTCTCGCTCGGCGGCGGCGTCGGCTACAAGATCAGTGATCATCTGCGCGCTGACGTGACCGCCGACTACTGGTTCAAGTCGAACTTCAACGGCGGTACTTCGGATCTCGTTTCGACCTCGACCGAAGTGTCGAAGATGAGCGCCTTCCTGCTGCTCGCCAACGCCTATGTCGACATCGGCACCTGGCACGGCATCACGCCCTATGTCGGCGCCGGTATCGGTGGCGCGCACGTCAAGTGGGATACCGTCAGTGACCCGAACACCACCGAGACCAACCCCGGAGCATCCAACTGGCGCTTCGCCTATGCTCTGATGGCCGGTGCCTCCTACTGCCTGACCGATAAGATCATCCTCGACGCTGGCTACCGCTTCTCCCATATCCAGGGCGGCCGCATGTTCGAATGGGATGTGAGCAGCTCCGGCCCGGGCTTCGACCGTGGCATCAACACCCACGAGGTACGCGGTGGCCTGCGCTATCAGTTCGGTGGCAACAATGGGTGCGCGGCACCGGTGGTGGCCTACCAGCCCGAACCTGAGCCGATCTACACCAAGTAA